A single Camarhynchus parvulus chromosome 5, STF_HiC, whole genome shotgun sequence DNA region contains:
- the PPP4R3A gene encoding serine/threonine-protein phosphatase 4 regulatory subunit 3A, which yields MTDTRRRVKVYTLNEDRQWDDRGTGHVSSCYVERLKGMSLLVRAESDGSLLLESKINPNTAYQKQQDTLIVWSEAENYDLALSFQEKAGCDEIWEKICQVQGKDPSVDITQDLVDESEEERFDDMSSPGLELPSCELSRLEEIAELVASSLPSPLRREKLALALENEGYIKKLLEIFHVCEDLENIEGLHHLYEIIKGIFLLNRTALFEVMFSEECIMDVIGCLEYDPSLSQSRKHREFLTKTAKFKEVIPISDPELKQKIHQTYRVQYIQDMVLPTPSVFEENMLSTLHSFIFFNKVEIVGMLQEDEKFLTDLFAQLTDEATDEEKRQELVNFLKEFCAFSQTLQPQNRDAFFKTLSNMGILPALEVILGMDDAQVRSAATDIFSYLVEYNPSMVREFVMQEAQQNDDDILLINLIIEHMICDTDPELGGAVLLMGLLRTLVDPENMLATANKTEKTEFLGFFYKHCMHVLTAPLLANTTEDKPSKDDFQTAQLLALILELLTFCVEHHTYHIKNYIINKDILRRVLVLMASKHAFLALCALRFKRKIIGLKDEFYNRYIMKSFLFEPVVKAFLNNGSRYNLMNSAIIEMFEFIRVEDIKSLTAHVIENYWKALEDVDYVQTFKGLKLRFEQQRERQDNPKLDSMRSILRNHRYRRDARTLEDEEEMWFNTDEDDMEDGEAVVPPSDKPKNDEDIMDPISKFMERKKLKESEEKEVLLKTNLSGRQSPSFKLSFSSGTKSNLTSQSSASNLPGSPGSPGSPGSPGSPGSVSKSTSQMAAITTKGGLVGLVDYPDDDEEDDEDEDKEETLPLSKKAKLESS from the exons GATACCTTGATTGTGTGGTCTGAAGCTGAAAATTATGATTTGGCACTTAGCTTTCAAGAAAAAGCAGGTTGTGatgaaatatgggaaaaaatatgtCAG GTTCAAGGCAAAGACCCTTCTGTGGATATTACTCAGGATCTTGTTGATGAATCTGAGGAGGAGCGCTTTGATGACATGTCATCACCAGGTCTGGAATTGCCATCCTGTGAGCTCAGCCGGCTGGAAGAGATCGCAGAACTCGTGGCATCTTCCCTGCCTTCGCCCTTACGCCGTGAAAAACTCGCCCTAGCACTGGAAAATGAGGGCTATATTAAGAAGCTCTTAGAAATTTTTCATGTGTGCGAAGACTTGGAGAACATTGAAGGACTACACCACTTATATGAAATTATTAAgggaattttccttttgaacaGAACTGCACTTTTTGAAGTCATGTTTTCAGAGGAATGTATAATGGATGTAATTGGATGCCTAGAATATGATCCGTCTTTATCGCAGTCACGGAAACACAGGGAATTTCTGActaaaacagcaaaatttaaaGAGGTGATACCTATATCTGATCCAGAGCTGAAGCAAAAAATACATCAGACATACAGAGTACAGTATATTCAAGATATGGTCCTACCCACTCCCTCagtttttgaggaaaatatGCTGTCAACACTTcattctttcatcttttttaataaagtggAAATAGTTGGCATGCTACAG GAAGATGAAAAATTTCTGACAGACTTGTTTGCACAACTAACAGATGAAGCCACAGATGAGGAGAAAAGACAGGAATTG GTAAATTTTCTGAAAGAGTTTTGTGCATTCTCACAAACACTGCAACCTCAAAACAGAGatgcatttttcaaaactttgtCAAATATGGGCATACTGCCTGCACTAGAAGTCATATTG GGTATGGATGATGCACAAGTACGAAGTGCAGCCACTGATATATTCTCATATTTGGTTGAATACAACCCATCCATGGTACGAGAATTTGTCATGCAGGAAGCGCAGCAGAATGATGAT GATATATTACTCATTAACCTCATTATAGAACACATGATTTGTGACACAGATCCAGAACTTGGAGGAGCAGTGCTACTCATGGGTTTGCTTCGTACTTTAGTTGATCCAGAAAATATGCTTGCCACTGCCAAT aaaacagaaaagacagagtTCTTGGGTTTCTTCTACAAACATTGTATGCATGTTCTGACTGCCCCTTTATTGGCCAATACTACAGAGGACAAGCCTAGCAAAG ATGATTTTCAGACAGCCCAACTCTTGGCATTAATACTGGAATTGCTAACTTTCTGTGTAGAACATCATACCTATCACATAAAAAACTACATTATTAACAAAGATATCCTGCGAAGGGTACTCGTTCTCATGGCCTCAAAGCACGCTTTCTTGGCATTGT GTGCCCTTCGTTTCAAGAGAAAGATAATTGGGCTGAAGGATGAATTCTACAACCGTTACATAATGAAAAGTTTTCTGTTTGAACCCGTGGTCAAAGCATTTCTAAATAATGGTTCCCGTTATAATCTGATGAACTCTGCCATAATAGAGATGTTTGAATTTATCAGAGTG GAAGATATAAAATCATTAACAGCTCATGTAATTGAAAATTACTGGAAGGCACTGGAAGATGTAGATTATGTGCAGACATTCAAAGGACTGAAACTACGATTTGAGCAACAAAGGGAAAGACAAGATAATCCAAAACTTGACAG CATGCGCTCGATTTTGAGAAACCACAGGTACAGAAGGGATGCAAGAACcctggaggatgaggaggaaatgTGGTTTAATACTGATGAGGATGATATGGAAGATGGAGAGGCAGTGGTGCCCCCTTCTGACAAGCCTAAAAATGATGAGGATATTATGGACCCTATCAGCAAattcatggaaagaaaaaaat tgaaAGAGAGTGAAGAAAAGGAGGTTCTTCTGAAAACTAACCTTTCAGGTCGCCAGAGCCCGAGTTTCaagctttctttttccagcGGTACAAAATCTAACCTTACCAGCCAGTCATCTGCAAGTAATCTGCCTGGATCTCCTGGGTCCCCTGGGTCTCCAGGATCCCCTGGCTCACCTGGATCAGTTTCTAAAAGCACATCTCAGATGGCAGCTATTACAACTAAG GGAGGCCTCGTTGGGCTTGTAGATTATCCTGATGATGATGAAgaggatgatgaagatgaagataAAGAGGAAACTTTACCTTTGTCAAAGAAAGCAAAGCTTGAGTCATCATAA